Proteins co-encoded in one Erinaceus europaeus chromosome 2, mEriEur2.1, whole genome shotgun sequence genomic window:
- the CFAP97 gene encoding cilia- and flagella-associated protein 97 isoform X1, translating to MDRFGDISEGEVDHSFFDSDFEETKKCNNNSVFDKQSNGPKERIDRENLKFGIQRKPNYLTEKGNERKEKIPPKEHSVENTNTPTRNSLPLTTSSKSKKFYDVKTGHKVHLPVPNRIPQNVKGEDDYYTDGEESSDDGGKQHARSKSARPPNNLKKGTSTKYSKTSSSSSSSSLSPSSSSSSIDGSDAGSDIYISELSLSSKKRVSGVTHLLPKQKYKSAMKKSTRTGTKPKVGIYTEESEDTVTDVTPLSTPDISPMQSFELGVANDQKVKVKRQENVSHEVYGSVEDLKNNSKPLKSATKGKEKHAPNLTPKSSVLDPSVDNKYKQKVFHDTMDLNHLLKAFLQLDKKGPQKLHFDQPSVVPRKNYSFTREEVRQIDRENQRLLKELSRQAEKPGPKTAIPRRSVGPPPKLYHSALNRQREQQRIERENLALLKRLEAVKPTVGMKRSEQLMDYHRNMGYLSSSPVPRRVRSTLGQYSPLRGASRTSSATSGLSCKSERLVFDTSNGLLLRPKPPNVRTAWL from the exons ATGGATCGGTTTGGAGATATATCAGAAGGTGAAGTGGACCATTCTTTTTTTGACAGTGACtttgaagaaacaaagaaatgtaaTAATAACTCAGTTTTTGACAAGCAAAGTAATGGACCTAAAGAAAGGATAGATAGAGAAAACTTGAAATTTGGAATCCAAAGAAAGCCTAATTATCTTACCGAGaagggaaatgaaagaaaagagaaaattcctCCAAAAGAACATTCTGTAGAAAATACTAACACACCAACCAGAAATTCTTTGCCATTGACCACTTCTTCAAAATCCAAAAAATTTTATGATGTTAAAACAGGACATAAGGTACACTTGCCCGTTCCAAACAGAATTCCCCAAAATGTAAAAGGTGAAGATGATTACTATACAGATGGAGAGGAAAGCAGCGATGATGGGGGAAAGCAGCATGCTAGGTCCAAGTCAGCTAGACCACCTAATAACTTGAAAAAAGGCACAAGTACAAAGTATTCTAAAACTAGTTcctcttcatcttcttcctcaTTGTCTCCCTCATCTTCAAGCTCAAGCATAGATGGTTCAGACGCAGGGTCAGATATTTACATATCTGAATTATCTCTCTCATCAAAGAAGCGTGTTTCTGGTGTAACCCACTTATtaccaaaacaaaaatataaatcagCAATGAAAAAATCAACACGAACAGGTACTAAACCAAAAGTTGGTATCTACACTGAGGAATCTGAAGATACCGTGACAGATGTAACTCCTTTATCAACTCCAGATATCAGCCCAATGCAGTCATTTGAACTGGGTGTAGCAAATGATCAAAAAGTGAAAGTCAAAAGGCAAGAAAATGTGAGTCATGAAGTATATGGGAGTgttgaagatttaaaaaataattcaaaacctTTGAAATCAGCCAcgaaggggaaagaaaagcatGCGCCCAATCTCACGCCAAAGTCTTCAGTATTAGATCCCAGTGTAGACAACAAATACAAACAGAAAGTCTTCCATGATACAATGGATCTGAATCATCTTTTGAAAG CTTTTCTGCAACTAGATAAAAAGGGACCACAAAAACTTCACTTTGATCAGCCTTCAGTAGTACCTAGAAAAAACTACTCTTTCACAAGAGAGGAGGTGAGGCAGATTGATCGGGAAAATCAGAGgcttttgaaagaactgtcaagaCAGGCTGAAAAACCAGGACCCAAAACTGCAATTCCTAGAAGATCTGTTGGTCCTCCCCCTAAGTTATATCACAGTGCTCTCAACAGACAGAGGGAGCAACAAAGGATTGAAAGAGAAAATTTG GCTTTACTGAAAAGACTTGAAGCTGTGAAACCAACAGTTGGTATGAAACGTTCAGAACAGCTGATGGACTATCATCGAAATATGGGTTACCTCAGCTCATCGCCAGTCCCAAGACGTGTGAGATCCACTCTTGGCCAATATAGTCCATTAA GAGGAGCCTCCAGGACATCCAGCGCTACCAGTGGTCTCAGCTGTAAGAGTGAGCGGCTGGTTTTTGACACATCCAATGGCTTGTTGCTAAGACCTAAACCTCCTAATGTCCGCACAGCTTGGctataa
- the CFAP97 gene encoding cilia- and flagella-associated protein 97 isoform X2, with protein MDRFGDISEGEVDHSFFDSDFEETKKCNNNSVFDKQSNGPKERIDRENLKFGIQRKPNYLTEKGNERKEKIPPKEHSVENTNTPTRNSLPLTTSSKSKKFYDVKTGHKVHLPVPNRIPQNVKGEDDYYTDGEESSDDGGKQHARSKSARPPNNLKKGTSTKYSKTSSSSSSSSLSPSSSSSSIDGSDAGSDIYISELSLSSKKRVSGVTHLLPKQKYKSAMKKSTRTGTKPKVGIYTEESEDTVTDVTPLSTPDISPMQSFELGVANDQKVKVKRQENVSHEVYGSVEDLKNNSKPLKSATKGKEKHAPNLTPKSSVLDPSVDNKYKQKVFHDTMDLNHLLKAFLQLDKKGPQKLHFDQPSVVPRKNYSFTREEVRQIDRENQRLLKELSRQAEKPGPKTAIPRRSVGPPPKLYHSALNRQREQQRIERENLEEPPGHPALPVVSAVRVSGWFLTHPMACC; from the exons ATGGATCGGTTTGGAGATATATCAGAAGGTGAAGTGGACCATTCTTTTTTTGACAGTGACtttgaagaaacaaagaaatgtaaTAATAACTCAGTTTTTGACAAGCAAAGTAATGGACCTAAAGAAAGGATAGATAGAGAAAACTTGAAATTTGGAATCCAAAGAAAGCCTAATTATCTTACCGAGaagggaaatgaaagaaaagagaaaattcctCCAAAAGAACATTCTGTAGAAAATACTAACACACCAACCAGAAATTCTTTGCCATTGACCACTTCTTCAAAATCCAAAAAATTTTATGATGTTAAAACAGGACATAAGGTACACTTGCCCGTTCCAAACAGAATTCCCCAAAATGTAAAAGGTGAAGATGATTACTATACAGATGGAGAGGAAAGCAGCGATGATGGGGGAAAGCAGCATGCTAGGTCCAAGTCAGCTAGACCACCTAATAACTTGAAAAAAGGCACAAGTACAAAGTATTCTAAAACTAGTTcctcttcatcttcttcctcaTTGTCTCCCTCATCTTCAAGCTCAAGCATAGATGGTTCAGACGCAGGGTCAGATATTTACATATCTGAATTATCTCTCTCATCAAAGAAGCGTGTTTCTGGTGTAACCCACTTATtaccaaaacaaaaatataaatcagCAATGAAAAAATCAACACGAACAGGTACTAAACCAAAAGTTGGTATCTACACTGAGGAATCTGAAGATACCGTGACAGATGTAACTCCTTTATCAACTCCAGATATCAGCCCAATGCAGTCATTTGAACTGGGTGTAGCAAATGATCAAAAAGTGAAAGTCAAAAGGCAAGAAAATGTGAGTCATGAAGTATATGGGAGTgttgaagatttaaaaaataattcaaaacctTTGAAATCAGCCAcgaaggggaaagaaaagcatGCGCCCAATCTCACGCCAAAGTCTTCAGTATTAGATCCCAGTGTAGACAACAAATACAAACAGAAAGTCTTCCATGATACAATGGATCTGAATCATCTTTTGAAAG CTTTTCTGCAACTAGATAAAAAGGGACCACAAAAACTTCACTTTGATCAGCCTTCAGTAGTACCTAGAAAAAACTACTCTTTCACAAGAGAGGAGGTGAGGCAGATTGATCGGGAAAATCAGAGgcttttgaaagaactgtcaagaCAGGCTGAAAAACCAGGACCCAAAACTGCAATTCCTAGAAGATCTGTTGGTCCTCCCCCTAAGTTATATCACAGTGCTCTCAACAGACAGAGGGAGCAACAAAGGATTGAAAGAGAAAATTTG GAGGAGCCTCCAGGACATCCAGCGCTACCAGTGGTCTCAGCTGTAAGAGTGAGCGGCTGGTTTTTGACACATCCAATGGCTTGTTGCTAA